A segment of the Magnetospirillum sp. 15-1 genome:
TAGGCCTCGCCGTCCTTGCGCCGGTTCCACAGCTCGCCCCGCCACTCGCCCTTGGACTGCAATTCGGCCCACATGACGCGGTAGAAGTTCTGGTCCTGATGGTGGGATTTCAAGATGGCGGGAGTCTTGCCGATCACCTCGCAGCCGGCATAGCCGGTGATTCGGGTAAAGGCGGGATTGACCGACAGGATGGCGCCGTTGATGTCGGTGACGACGATGCCTTCCTGGGTGGAGTCGAATACCCCGGCGGCCAGCCGCATCTGCGCCTCGGCCTGATGGCGTTGGGTGATGTCGCGCCAGGTGCAGTGAATGGACGGCTTACCCTGCAGCAGGATGGCCGACAGGGTGACCTCGGCGGGAAACAGGCTGCCGTCGCGGCGCTTGTGCGTCCACTCGAAGCGGTGCAGCCCGTTGGCCATGGTCAGGCCCATCAGCCGCTCGGCCTTGGTGAACGAGGATTCGCCGTCGGGCTGGACTTCCGGCGACAGTTCGGACGGGTGGACGTTCTTCAGCGAGTCCTCGTCGGGATAGCCCAGGAAGCTCAGCGCCGCCTGATTGCACTCGATGAAGCGGTTGTCCTGGATGATCCAGGTGGGATCGGGCGACATCTTGAACAGATTGCGGAACCGCTCCTCGCTCTCCACCAGATGCCGCTTGGCCGCCACCGCCTCGGAGATATCGCGCAGCACCGCGACGCAGAACCTTTCCCCATCCATCATGAAGGTCGACGCGCCGATCTCCAGGTCGAAGCGGCTGCCGTCGCGCCGCAGGCCCTTGGCGGTGTAGACCGAGGCAACCTCCTCGCCGCTGGTGCGGCGGCGGATGGTCTCGCCGATCCGGGCGCGCTCCTCGGGGGCCAGGGTCTCGATGACCGGCCGGCCCGCCATATCGTCGGCCGAATCATGGCCGAACAGGCGGGCGAAGGCCGGATTGGCGACGATGATCAATCCGTCGCGATGGGCGCAGATGGCGTCGATCGCGGTATCGAACAATCCCTTGATGGTCTGGTTCACATCCATGAAACCGGCCGCCCCCGCCCGCTTTGCATTTCGCCAGTCTAGGGATAATGCCGGGCGGGCGGCCCGTCCAGCCCCATTCGCCGGCATGACTCTTGGAATCCGGGGGCGGCTGATGCCATGATGCCGCCCCCGTTTCCTTGGACACGATGCCCATGCCGCCCCGCGCCAATCCGCTCAAGCTTAATCCGCTGCAGTTGAAGACCCTGGTCCTGTTCCAGGAACTGGCCCGCCACCCCGAGACCTCCACCCGCATGGACAGCGGCGAGGTGTTCCTGTCGGCCCTGCCCCATCCCCACGGCAACCACTTCCACGTGGGCCGCAAGGTGGCGATGAGCAAGGACGCCAGCGGCCTCGGCAATCAGGCGGTGTGGACCGCCCTGGAGCGCAAGGGCCTGATCCGCGCCAGCTTTCCCGTGGCGGTGACCATGACCCCGGCCGGCCTGGATTACGAGACCGGCATCGCCGACCAGATTCTCCACGGCTCGGATCACTGACCGCTCCGCCATGTCCTACACCGTCCGCGAAATCTTCCACACGCTGCAGGGTGAAGGCGTACAGGCGGGCCGCCCGGCGGTGTTCCTGCGCTTCGCCGGCTGCAATCTGTGGAGCGGGCGCGAGGCCGACCGTGCCGCCGCCGCCTGCCGCTTCTGCGACACGGATTTCGTCGGTGGCGACAGGTATGCCGACGCCGGAACCCTGGCCGACGCGGTGCTGGCGGCCGGCGGCGATACCCGCTACGTGGTGGTGACCGGCGGCGAGCCGGGGCTGCAACTGGACACAGCGCTGATCCACGCCCTGCACGCCCGCGGCTTCCGGATCGCCATCGAGACCAACGGCACCGTGGACCTGCCCGCCGGCATCGACTGGGTCTGCGTCAGCCCCAAGGCCGGCACCCGGCTCAAGGTGATCCGGGGCGACGAGTTGAAGCTGGTGTTCCCGCAGGCCGGCGCGGTGCCCGAGGATTTCGAGCATCTGGACTTCGCCCATTTCCTGCTGCAGCCCATGGACGGGCCGGACAGGGACGCCAATACCAGGGCGGCCATCGAGCGATGCTTGACTCGGCCCCGCTGGCGGCTCAGCTTGCAGACCCACAAATTGCTGGGAATTCCCTGATGTCCACCTTCCGCGTCCGCCGCCGCATCGAAATCGACGCCGGCCACCGCATCATGACCCACGGTTCCAAGTGCCGGAACCTGCACGGCCACCGCTACGTGGTCGAGGTGGAGTGCGAAGCCTCCCATCTGCACCCCAGCGGCGAGCAGACCGACATGGTGGTGGATTTCGGCTTCCTCAAGGACGAGATGATGCGGCTGATCGACGCGGCCTGCGATCACGGCTTCATCGCCGCCTCGGCCGATGCCGAATTGCTGGCGCTGTTCGCGCCCGATGGCGCCGGCGAGACCTGGGTACAGGCCATCCGCGACCGGGTAGCCGCCGAAGGCGCCGCATTGACCACCGAGACCCGCATGGGCACCAAGCTCTACGTGGTGCCGTTCCAGCCCACCGCCGAATGCCTGGCCAAGCACTGGTTCGAGGTGCTGGTGGCGCCGGTGCGCAAGCGCTCCGACGCCACCGCCCGTCTGGTGGCGGTGCGAGTGTGGGAAACCCCCAACTGCATGGCCGAGTACGCCCCGGCCTGATGCGGGGCTTGACCCGGCACACCGTCCTCGGCGGCTTTGCTCTCCCGTGCGGGGACACGGAAAAGACGGATAAACCACCAAGACACCAAGGGCACCAAGAGGACTTTCCTTTATCTCATCGTGCTCGGATTTGTTCCGGGCCGCTACACTCAGTCCCCTGCCTCATGGTCCGACCCGGCATTCAGGCGGAACCGCGTGGATGGCCGGACAAGTCCGGCCAAGACGATAAAGATACGGCCTTGTCACATGCTCCGCCCTCTTGGTGCCCTTGGTGTCTTGGTGGTGAAGCAGCCTATCCCCCGGTGCCCGGAAATTTGAACCGATCACCCTCGGATCAAGCCCGAGGGTGAGGAGACGGAAAATCGGCCCGATCAGGCTTGGGCGGATTCTACCCCACCCGGCCGGTCCTGATCACCTCGGCGAACCACTTGTAGCTGTCCTTAGGGATGCGCTTCAGCGTCTCGTAATCCACCCGCACGATGCCGAAGCGCTTGGACAGGCCGTAGGCCCACTCGAAATTGTCCAGCAGCGACCACACGAGGTAGCCCTTGACGTTGCAGCCGTCCTTGACGGCGCGGGCCACCTCGGCCACATGGTCCCGGATGAAGGCGACACGCTCGGCGTCGTGGACCTGCCCGTCGGGGCTGACCACGTCGTCATAGGCGGCGCCGTTCTCGGCGATGAACACCGCCGGATTGCCGTACAACTCCTTGAACTCGCGCAGCAGATCGTAGAGCCCGTCGGGCTGCACCGGCCAGGCCATGGCGGTCCAGCGGTCGCAATGGGCATCGCCCCAGAACACGTCGAAGGGATGGCCCTCCTCGTGCTTCATGGTCATGCGCGAGTAGTAGTTGATGCCCAGCATGTCGATGGGGAACTTGATGGTCTCCAGATCGCCCGGCTTGACGATGTGGGCCATCTTGTCGGCCAGGACGTCGGGGATGGCGCCGCGCATGACGCCGTCCAGTGGCACCCGGTTCCACACCGCGTCCCAGCGGATGGCGGCGGCGCGGTTCTTGGGGTCGTCGTCCTGGGAGCGGCAGGGCTGCAGGTTGATCACCGTGCCCAGCGTGGCGTCGGAATGCTCGGCCCGGATGGCGCGCAAGGCGGTGCCCTGGGCCAGATTCTGGTGGTGCAGCGCCTTCAAGATACCGTCCTCGCCCAGGTGATAGCCCGGCGCGTGCTCGCCGATGCCGTAGCCGATGATGGCCACCACGTTCGGCTCGTTCAGCATGTACCAGTCCTTGACCCGGTCCCCCAGGCGCTTGGTGGCGACGCGGGCGTATTCGGCGAAGGGGCCGACGATCTCGCGGCCCTGCCAGCCGCCCTTATCCTCCAAGGGCTGGGGCAGGTCCCAGTGGTAGAGGCAGGCCATGGGCTTGATGCCGGCTTGCAGGATCTTGTCCACCAGCCGGTCGTAGAAATCGAGACCCTTGGCGTTGATGGCGCCGGTGCCGGCCGGGATGATGCGCGGCCAGGCCAGCGAGAAGCGGTAGGCGGAAAAGCCCGCCGCCTTCATCAGGGCGATATCCTCGGGGTAGCGGTGATAGTGGTCGCAGGCCACCTTGGCGCTGGACCCGTCCATGATCTTGCCGTCGGCGGTGAACTTGTCCCAGATGGTCATGCCGCGCCCGTCGGTATCGTAGGCGCCCTCGATCTGGTAGGCGGCGGTCGACGCCCCCCAGAAGAAATCCTTGGGGAACTGGCGGCCACCCTGGGGGGCGGCATCGGCGGCTTTGGCGATGGTCATGGCGGCGGCTCCGGCTAGGATTTGGCGGCGGGTGAGGTTCATGATCAGGCGGTGGGGCGCTGGTGGAAACCGGTGGGAGGCAGCTCGGACGAGCCTTCGGTCTCCACCCGTGTGACCAGGGCGGCGGGCGGCCCCCGGTGGCAGGCTTCGACCATGTCGCGGACGATGTGGGAGGGGCCGTGGAACAGGGCCTCGACCCTGCCGTCCACCAGATTGCGGACCCAGCCCGACAGCTTGCGGGCATGGGCCTGCTCGACCGCCCAGCCGCGGAACCAGACTCCCTGGACCCGGCCTTCGATCAGGACGCGAACGGTGACCTCGCCTGTCATCTGCGGCACTCCATGGGAATATATAACCACGCCCGCCGCACTCTCGGAAGGGGGGATGCTTGACCGGGCTCAATGTGTCCGAGGGGCCAATGCTGTTTTGGTGGGGCACCCTGCCCACGGAGCACCGCCATGAACGTGATCACCCCCGAATCCCAGGTCGAGATGCTGACCCTGTTGGAAAGCGCCGTCGCCGCCCACGCCAACGTGGTGCAGGTGCGCATCATTGGCGGCGAGGCGGTGATCGAGACCCTGGCGACCGGCAGCGTGGTCGATGCCCGGCCGATTCCCCTGGCCCGCTGCGCCGAACTGCTGTCCGCCGCCTTCCGCCTGTGCGACGAAGCCGACGACTACCAGTACGACACCTCGCGCTCGGCCCGCATGACCGGCCTCAAGGCGGCGCTGCCCAAGGGGCTGACCATGGTGTTCATGCAGTTCTTCCCGGCCCGCGACGGCCAGCGGCACCTGGTGGCGCGGCTGACCTACGACAGCGATACCTGCTGCGGCACCTGCGGCGGCTGAGGGGGCTCTCTCCTAGCCCTTCTTGTGCTCGGGCTTGGGGCCGACCGGCCCGCCCGCGTCCTTCCAGCCCTTGAAGCCGCCCTCCACATGGGCGACCGGGGCAAGGCCCATATCCTGCACCGCCCTGGTGGCCAGCGCCGAGCGCCACGCCGACTGGCAGTAGAAGACGAAGCGCTTGGCCTGGCCGAACACCTCCTTGTAATAGGGGCTGGTGGGGTCGACCCAGAATTCCAGCATGCCGCGCGGCGCGTGGAAGGCGCCGGGGATCATTCCTTCGCGCTCCAGCTCGCGCACGTCGCGGATATCCACGAACACCACGTCGTCCCGGCCGTGCAGTGCGATGGCCTCGGCGGTGGGGATGGTGGTGATCAGGGCATTGGCCTCGTCGATCAACTGCCGATGGGTCTTGATCAGGGTCATGTGCGTTTCCTCATCCAGC
Coding sequences within it:
- a CDS encoding rhodanese-like domain-containing protein; translated protein: MTLIKTHRQLIDEANALITTIPTAEAIALHGRDDVVFVDIRDVRELEREGMIPGAFHAPRGMLEFWVDPTSPYYKEVFGQAKRFVFYCQSAWRSALATRAVQDMGLAPVAHVEGGFKGWKDAGGPVGPKPEHKKG
- a CDS encoding acylphosphatase, whose translation is MTGEVTVRVLIEGRVQGVWFRGWAVEQAHARKLSGWVRNLVDGRVEALFHGPSHIVRDMVEACHRGPPAALVTRVETEGSSELPPTGFHQRPTA
- a CDS encoding PAS domain S-box protein, whose protein sequence is MDVNQTIKGLFDTAIDAICAHRDGLIIVANPAFARLFGHDSADDMAGRPVIETLAPEERARIGETIRRRTSGEEVASVYTAKGLRRDGSRFDLEIGASTFMMDGERFCVAVLRDISEAVAAKRHLVESEERFRNLFKMSPDPTWIIQDNRFIECNQAALSFLGYPDEDSLKNVHPSELSPEVQPDGESSFTKAERLMGLTMANGLHRFEWTHKRRDGSLFPAEVTLSAILLQGKPSIHCTWRDITQRHQAEAQMRLAAGVFDSTQEGIVVTDINGAILSVNPAFTRITGYAGCEVIGKTPAILKSHHQDQNFYRVMWAELQSKGEWRGELWNRRKDGEAYLEWLTISAVAGQDGKPARYVAVFSDVTELRRKDDQIRHQAYHDALTGLPNRFLLADRLDHALEVSRRTQSQVAVLFLDLDRFKVINDSLGHHEGDKLLVEVARRIGQTVRKSDTVSRLGGDEFVVVLGTFSDTTEVALVAEKIIATLARPLRLAGKAVHSGTSIGIAVFPQDGEDAAALLKNADTAMYQAKAAGRSCFRFFDRSMNELAVRRLELEAQLRQAMDDNQLELHY
- a CDS encoding GH1 family beta-glucosidase gives rise to the protein MTIAKAADAAPQGGRQFPKDFFWGASTAAYQIEGAYDTDGRGMTIWDKFTADGKIMDGSSAKVACDHYHRYPEDIALMKAAGFSAYRFSLAWPRIIPAGTGAINAKGLDFYDRLVDKILQAGIKPMACLYHWDLPQPLEDKGGWQGREIVGPFAEYARVATKRLGDRVKDWYMLNEPNVVAIIGYGIGEHAPGYHLGEDGILKALHHQNLAQGTALRAIRAEHSDATLGTVINLQPCRSQDDDPKNRAAAIRWDAVWNRVPLDGVMRGAIPDVLADKMAHIVKPGDLETIKFPIDMLGINYYSRMTMKHEEGHPFDVFWGDAHCDRWTAMAWPVQPDGLYDLLREFKELYGNPAVFIAENGAAYDDVVSPDGQVHDAERVAFIRDHVAEVARAVKDGCNVKGYLVWSLLDNFEWAYGLSKRFGIVRVDYETLKRIPKDSYKWFAEVIRTGRVG
- a CDS encoding 6-carboxytetrahydropterin synthase, which encodes MSTFRVRRRIEIDAGHRIMTHGSKCRNLHGHRYVVEVECEASHLHPSGEQTDMVVDFGFLKDEMMRLIDAACDHGFIAASADAELLALFAPDGAGETWVQAIRDRVAAEGAALTTETRMGTKLYVVPFQPTAECLAKHWFEVLVAPVRKRSDATARLVAVRVWETPNCMAEYAPA
- the queE gene encoding 7-carboxy-7-deazaguanine synthase; this translates as MSYTVREIFHTLQGEGVQAGRPAVFLRFAGCNLWSGREADRAAAACRFCDTDFVGGDRYADAGTLADAVLAAGGDTRYVVVTGGEPGLQLDTALIHALHARGFRIAIETNGTVDLPAGIDWVCVSPKAGTRLKVIRGDELKLVFPQAGAVPEDFEHLDFAHFLLQPMDGPDRDANTRAAIERCLTRPRWRLSLQTHKLLGIP